In one Arthrobacter jinronghuae genomic region, the following are encoded:
- a CDS encoding zinc ribbon domain-containing protein yields the protein MKFCPECGKQQEPGGRFCADCGYAIGAAPAAASAPVAEPAAEPATPAAGPAEDRQFAAVGAPSQPGQGGYGQAPYGQPGQPGQPGQPGQPGQGGYGQAPYGQPGQPGQSGYGQSGYGQPTQQRQEQQYPGHPGYSQAQAQVSAGTKRPSPFAGVPISDYVRDGLAFLALFASLFMTWSISTSSYDDPSKAGTRVDVLLISLLSMMSIGVSYLWRAGVFGPTIGYRKIQDIRLLANLPYVILVLVYFVLSLVSGFGDDDFRYLGNAVAFGLAGAILAAQPRKGEIAPGEVDAARHRRWLFVMLGIVGFMAVTTILQIILLAMEVQEYYTGGDRWMLLVSRTFAALLSVAVLGLIALKVFRGSDAWRFAGVALGVGGVFLAVLGLMGVDSIPQGFFPGGAGFSILFWMAFGATVSAPSVARTTDRNAVAPADRLTALRPVLLLTLILAAALAVFMLIGLVQTLIEDYDGVASWSVGLVLALLLVAATALTPKLASRDERSAFVMGSVYAGAVFVLALILMILFEVQDFEWSTGAEPLPVGTVMSLIMVLTWVMPFAVLAVLWLDKAARAHFKSLPASGNLGTGFAFEGAPAQAQVPAIPTPASFVGAQQHQFPHQGQPAQQQGQPQQQAPVQPQQQVPVQEPQQQAPVQPQQQLPVQEPAVEPAPAQEPAQSAATEPQDQDQDEEVSEDTVRRTPVADPDAALLAEAADPATPLARLQELATHPRARVVVAANPSTYPALLSWLSQLGDPAVNEALGRRR from the coding sequence ATGAAATTCTGTCCCGAATGTGGGAAACAGCAAGAACCGGGAGGCCGGTTCTGTGCGGACTGCGGGTACGCCATAGGTGCCGCACCCGCTGCTGCTTCCGCTCCAGTTGCGGAGCCTGCCGCCGAACCCGCAACACCAGCTGCCGGACCGGCGGAAGATCGGCAGTTCGCAGCAGTCGGCGCACCAAGCCAGCCCGGTCAGGGTGGTTACGGCCAGGCGCCTTACGGCCAGCCAGGTCAGCCCGGTCAGCCCGGTCAGCCGGGCCAGCCCGGCCAGGGGGGTTACGGCCAGGCGCCTTACGGCCAGCCAGGTCAGCCCGGCCAGAGTGGCTACGGCCAGTCCGGCTACGGTCAGCCGACCCAACAGCGTCAAGAGCAGCAGTATCCGGGCCACCCCGGCTACAGCCAGGCCCAGGCGCAGGTTTCCGCCGGCACCAAGCGTCCGTCGCCCTTTGCCGGGGTTCCGATCAGTGACTACGTCCGTGACGGCCTGGCCTTCCTGGCCCTCTTCGCGTCGCTGTTCATGACCTGGTCCATCAGTACGAGTAGCTACGACGACCCCAGCAAGGCCGGAACCCGGGTAGACGTACTCCTCATTAGCCTCCTAAGCATGATGTCCATTGGCGTCAGCTACCTGTGGCGCGCGGGCGTCTTCGGACCCACCATCGGCTACCGGAAGATCCAGGACATTCGCCTCCTGGCCAATCTTCCGTACGTGATCCTGGTGCTCGTCTACTTCGTGCTGAGCCTCGTTTCCGGCTTCGGTGACGATGATTTCCGTTACCTGGGCAACGCCGTCGCCTTCGGACTCGCAGGTGCCATCCTCGCGGCACAGCCGCGAAAGGGTGAAATAGCTCCCGGCGAAGTTGATGCGGCACGCCACCGGCGGTGGCTGTTCGTCATGCTGGGCATTGTGGGCTTCATGGCCGTCACCACCATCCTGCAGATCATCCTGCTTGCCATGGAAGTGCAGGAGTACTACACGGGCGGGGACCGATGGATGTTGCTGGTTTCCCGAACTTTTGCGGCGCTCCTGTCGGTAGCGGTTCTGGGACTCATCGCGCTGAAGGTCTTCCGCGGCTCCGACGCCTGGCGTTTTGCCGGTGTGGCGCTCGGGGTGGGCGGCGTTTTCCTCGCGGTGCTGGGACTCATGGGCGTGGATTCGATTCCGCAGGGGTTCTTCCCGGGTGGAGCAGGATTCTCCATCTTGTTCTGGATGGCCTTCGGCGCTACGGTTTCCGCTCCGTCCGTCGCCCGCACCACGGACCGGAACGCAGTTGCCCCCGCGGACCGGCTCACTGCCCTCCGCCCCGTACTGCTCCTGACCTTGATCCTGGCCGCGGCTTTGGCCGTCTTCATGCTGATCGGACTGGTGCAGACACTGATCGAAGACTACGACGGCGTGGCCTCCTGGTCGGTTGGCCTGGTTCTGGCGCTCCTGTTGGTCGCCGCCACCGCACTGACCCCGAAGCTTGCCTCCCGTGACGAGCGGTCCGCTTTCGTGATGGGCAGCGTGTACGCGGGTGCCGTGTTTGTCCTGGCGCTGATCCTCATGATCCTTTTCGAAGTCCAGGACTTCGAGTGGTCGACGGGTGCCGAGCCGTTGCCGGTCGGTACGGTCATGTCTCTGATTATGGTGCTCACCTGGGTTATGCCGTTCGCGGTGCTGGCCGTGCTTTGGCTGGACAAGGCAGCGCGGGCACACTTCAAGTCGCTGCCGGCCTCCGGCAACTTGGGCACCGGTTTCGCCTTTGAAGGGGCTCCGGCCCAGGCACAGGTTCCCGCCATTCCGACGCCGGCCAGTTTCGTTGGGGCTCAGCAACACCAGTTCCCGCACCAAGGCCAGCCCGCTCAGCAGCAGGGCCAGCCCCAGCAGCAGGCTCCGGTTCAGCCCCAGCAGCAGGTTCCCGTCCAGGAACCCCAGCAGCAGGCACCGGTTCAGCCCCAGCAGCAGCTTCCCGTCCAGGAACCCGCAGTCGAACCGGCTCCGGCCCAGGAACCCGCGCAGTCTGCGGCAACTGAGCCGCAGGACCAGGACCAGGACGAGGAAGTGTCCGAGGACACCGTTCGGCGTACCCCGGTCGCTGACCCGGATGCCGCCCTGCTGGCTGAAGCCGCCGATCCGGCCACGCCCCTGGCCCGGCTCCAGGAACTGGCTACCCACCCGCGTGCCCGGGTAGTCGTGGCAGCCAACCCGTCCACCTACCCGGCACTGCTGAGCTGGCTCAGCCAGCTCGGAGACCCGGCCGTGAACGAGGCGCTGGGCCGCCGTCGGTAA